The region TCAGGATAacatatgtattctttttttgtttttagagacggaatctcactcattgcccaagctggagtgcagtggcacgatctcaactcactgcaacctctgcctccctggttcaagcgattctcctgcctcagcctcccgagtagctgggattacaggtgcccaccaccacacccagctattttttgtatttttagtagaaatgaggtttcatcatgttggccaggctggtcttgaacacctgacctcaagtgatctgcccaccttggcctcccaaagtcctgggattacaggttgagccATTAAGCCCAGCCAGGATAACATAGTATTCTAAATTTATTCTAGAGGTTCTATaatagaataaattttttttttgagatagagtctcactccgtagcccaggctggagtgcagtggcgtggtgtcggctcactgcaacctccacctcttgggttcaagcagttctcctgtgtcagcctcccaagtagctgggactacaggcgcctgccaccacacccaactaatttttgtattttagtagagatggggtttcatcttgttggtcaggctggtctcaaactcctgacctcaggtgatccagctgcttcagcctcccaaagtgctgggttttaggcatgagccaccatgcctggccttcttttttttttttttttttttttttgagacgcagtttcacacttgttgcccaggctggactgcaatggcgtgatctgggctcactgaaacttccaccttctgagttctttttttcttttcttttttctttttctttttctttttttttttttttgagatggagtctcactctgtcgcccaggctggagtgcagtggcgtgatctccactcactgcaagctccaactcctgggttcacgccattctcctgcctcagcctcccgagtagctgggactacaggtgcccgccaccgcactcggctaattttttttgtatttttagtagagacggggtttcaccgtggtgtcgatctcctgacctcgtgatccagccgcctcggcctcccaaagtgctgggattacagacatgagccactgcgcccagccccgccttctgggttcaagcgattctcctgcctcagcctcctgagtagctgggattacaggcatgcaccaccatgcccagctaattttgtatttttagtagagacagggtttctccatgttggtcaggcttgtcttgagctgccaacctcaggtgatccaccagccttggcctcccaaagtgctgggattacaggcatgagccactgcccccgtcctgatttttaaattttttgtacagttaaGGTTTTGATATTTTGCCCAaactggttttgaacccctggtCTCAAGCGAGCCtcttgtcttagcctcccaaagtgttgggtacaggcataagccactgcactgggccataTTATTCAGTATTAATTGAAATTTGTATGTgttacttttatctttttaatttttttttttttttttttttgagacagagtcttgctctagcccaggctggagtgcaatggtgcaatcttggctgactacaagctccgcctcctgggttcacgccattctcctgcctcagactccccagtagctgggactacaggcacccgctaccatgcccggctaattttttttgtattttagtagagacggggtttcaccatgttagccaggatggtctcgatctcctgacctcgagatccacccgcctcggcctcccaaagtgctaggattacaggcgtgagccaccgcgcccggcttaaatttgtatttatttatttactgtttttgagacagagtcttgctctgtcttccaggctggagtgctgtggcatgatcttggctcactgtaacctccacctccctggttcaagtgattctcctgcctgagccttccgagtagctgggattacaggtgcctgccaccatgcccagctaatttttgtatttttagtagaggcagggtttcgccttgtttgccaggctggtcttgaactgacatcaggtgatctgccctcatcagcctcctcctcggcctcccaaagtgctgggattacaggtgtgtgccactgcgcccgccttatgtgttactttttttttttttttttgagatggagtctcattacagtggcgcgatctcggctcactgcagcatctgcctcccagattcaaaagattctcctgcctcagcctcctgagtaactgggattacaggcacatgccaccaagcccagctgattttttgtatttttagtagagacggggtttcaccgtgttagccaggatggtctcgatctcctgacctcatgatctgcccacctcagccttccaaagtgctaggattacaggcgtgagccaccgcacctggcccatgtgttacttttataattaaaaaaagttataatggcctgtaatcccagcactttgggaggccaaggggggtgaatcatttgagcccaggagttcaagtctagcctgagcaaaatagtgagacccccccatctctatagaatatatacatatatattatttaaaaagttataatatCCACACAGGTAAGGATTATACTGTGTAGTAACACAAAACAGACTTTTCTGCAttcacttaattaaaaaaaattcaaggccgggggcggtggctcaggcctgtaatcccaacagtttgggaggccgaggcgggtggatcatgaggtcaagagatcgagaccatcctggccaacatggtgaaaccccatctctactaaaaaaatacaaaatcagctgggcgtggtggtgcatgcctgtagtcccagctacttgggaagctgaggcaggaaaatcagttgaacccaggaggcggagattgcagtgagctgagatcatgccactgcactccagcctgggcaacagagtgagactccatctcaaaaaaaaaaaaaaatcaaaagtatgTATATTACTCTGAAAAATGGGTGTGTGGACAGTGACTTGAAAGGAatcataaacaataaaaattacttCCTTTTAAAGGTCCTTTAATGTTGTTATAGTGGATATGCAATAAATACAAATGGAGGGTAAAAGGGGGGGGGAGATTCCTTGGTATTACtgtcgtttttgttttgttttacctagCAAGAATATAAACTTATTCTCAAAATCCCACTGAAGCCACTCACAGTGACAGAGCCATTTTGAGGGTGCATGACATGGATCAACTAACTACAAGCAATGGGCCAGTGGCCTGATTTGTAAGGCCCACAAACTAAGAATGgattttacatcttttttctttttcttttgagagggagtcttgctctgtcgcccaggctggagtgcagtggtgcaatctccgctccctgcaagctccgccttccgggttcacgccattctcctgcctcagcctcccgagtagctgggactacaggtacccaccaccatgcccggctaatttttgtatttttagtagagacggggtttcaccgtgttagccaggatggtctcgacctcctgacttcgtgatctgcccgcctcagcctcccaaagtgctgggattacaggcgtgagccaccgcgcccggccggttttTACATCTTTAAAGAAGGGGGtctgcctgggcacagtggcttatgcctgtaatcccagaactttgagagaccaaggcgggtggagtacctgaggtcaggagtttgagaccagcctgacaacatggtgaaaccccgtctctactaaaaaaacacaaaaattagccgggcatggtggtgggcgcctgtaatcccaactaattaggatgctgaggcaggagaatcgcttgaacccaggaggtggacgttgcagtgagctgagatggcgccattgccctccagcttgtgtgacaaagggaaactccttctcaaaaaacaaaaaaccaaaacaaaacaaaataaaaaaaaaagggcgtctggctatgttgccctggctggagtggactccaactcctgggctcaagagatcctcccatttcagcctctggagtagctgctACTATAGGTTCGCATTACTATGTCAGGtcgtttttacatttttaaatggttacaaAGGTCATATAAGTACCCACATAATAATATCCTCCATTTTATCCTCTTAAACCGCAAAGGTTACATTATTTATTATCTGGCCgcttaaaaaaaattgggggCCCCTTTCTATTCCTTCCCAGACCTCAGCCAGGAAACAAAGCGCCAAGTACCGGACCTAAACAAGCGCTCAGCCCTGAGAACCATGACTCCGCCGTGGCCCTGGAGCCTGGGGCTGGCTCCCAGCTGGCCGTCCAGCCCTCCCTGGAGGCAGCGGGTTTTCCTCTTTCCCGGGGGCCAGGCTGAGCGCCCCAGGTGGGGCTGTCTGTGCCCGAGATGCCCCCAGGCCCCTTTCAGAGCGCCCCTGCAGCTCAGGCGGCGGCTCGGCGCGAGCAGCCCCAGCGATCGCGCAGGCAGAAGTGCCACACCAGGGCGGCACAGCTCAGCAGGGCCAGGGCCGTGCCCACCCCGACGGCCGCGTGGACCAGAGTGCGGGGGTTGGGCGGCACCGCAAGGCGGCTGCAAGGCCCGAAGGCAGGGATGTCGGCCCCCTCGAGGCCCtctcctccagcctggggcacgCGGCTTGCCCCGGCCTCGTTAGCGGCCACTACGCAAACGACATAAACGccccctggcttcagccccttcAGTTCGGCTCTGCGGACCGTAGCGTTCAGCGGGGGCCCCTTCTGCGCAGCCTCGCTGCCGTCCCAAAGCAGCAGCCAGTAGTGGAGGACCGGGGAGAAGGGGGCACACCAGTGGACCACTGCGCGGCCCTCTTCGGCCGCAATGCGCACTTCTCCCATGCGCGGCGGGTCGGGCGGCTGGGCAGGGCTGGAGAGTCCTGGGCACAGGCAGGCCGCCGGCCCGACCCTCTGTAGCTCCTTGCAGGGCACCTGCAGGTGTCGGCAGTGGTCGTAGTCGCAGGGGACAGCCGGCAAAGGCGGCCACGCCGTCTCAGTCTCATCTTCCTCCCCTTCTTCAAAGTCTTGAGGGGCCAAGGGCTGAGCTCTGGGAACCAAGAAGGTCACGGCCAGGAGCCACAGAAGGCAGGGAGAGCCCAGCATGGAGACTGGAAGGGAAGGGGTGGATAGATAAAGCCTGTTCAGCCCAAAAGCCTGCCATGCCCTCTGCCTGGACACAATCTCTGGAGACAGGAAAATGCACCTGGGGACCAGAAGAGGAAAGAAGTTGGAATGAGGCAGACACACTCATTTGTCAACCAACTTCTGAGTCCAGGCTGTGTGCTTGGtttcagacaaaaaataaaacatgatctgACACATGAGACAGATGCATGATCAGCATGTGTTAAGTATTAGAAACagttaatgaataaacaaagtgctgagggagaaaagaggaggaCATGATTTACTTAGCCCAGGGAAGAACGGTAGGATATTTACTAGCTGCCACCCAGAGAAAAGATCTAAGCAAAACAAGTAACAAAGCCGGGCCCCtaggctaatgcctataatcccaacactttggggaagtcaaggcaagaggattgcttgaggccaggattccaaaccagctggggcaacacagagagaccccatctctacaaaaattaaaaagtatttaaaaattaaaaagttaaaaaacattaaaaatatactgcacatgcctgtggtccctgctactcaggaggatcacttgagcccgggagttcaaggctgcagtgaaccatgatcgccccacaacactccagcctgggtgagagtgagacctcAACTCAACAAAAACATGTATCCGTCAGTGACACAGGCAAACACCCAGAAAGGAGACAGAATTGAGAAAAGAGAACAGAACGGAGAAATATTGTAAGCACAgctatattttttgaaaacaagagaaaaaaatagggaCACTGgaatcctccctccccacctgctATCTGTGCAAATCCTGTCCAAGGAGTCCTGGCCCCTGcatgcctccctcctcctctctggcCCATAGCAGCTCCTCACCAGTGGGTAGGCCTTGATGCAGCGGGAATCCACCAGCTGACGTCTGTGGGTGTTAGGCTGAGGGATCCCCAAGATCTCAGGCTGTGCTGTCAGGTTGTATCTTCAACTTCAATGCCGTTTGGCTGGAAGCTTTTATAACCTTCGACTGTGATGTCACCACCtagctcccctcctcctccccccacctccctggtgATTGCCAAAAAAGAGGGCTGCTCCCTTCACAGGGACTGAGTCACGGGGCCAGGGATGGGGAAAGCCACATGCAATGGTTTCAGCTGGAGCCCAGGATGCCTGGGTTctggaaggggagtggaatgCGGAAAGCAGCCAGGAGCTTAGAATCCGAAGGCTGAAGTCATACGACGGGATGGGGAGGGGAACATAGAAGGCAGCCACCTGGCTGATATTAGAGGAAAACAGCTGCGAACAGCACGGGCCTGAGCCGCAAAATGCTGTTTTGGTAAAAATCATACCACATCCATGGCAGTCATTTCCTGTCTTCTGCCTCCCAATGgacagagaaaggga is a window of Gorilla gorilla gorilla isolate KB3781 chromosome 9, NHGRI_mGorGor1-v2.1_pri, whole genome shotgun sequence DNA encoding:
- the LRRN4CL gene encoding LRRN4 C-terminal-like protein gives rise to the protein MLGSPCLLWLLAVTFLVPRAQPLAPQDFEEGEEDETETAWPPLPAVPCDYDHCRHLQVPCKELQRVGPAACLCPGLSSPAQPPDPPRMGEVRIAAEEGRAVVHWCAPFSPVLHYWLLLWDGSEAAQKGPPLNATVRRAELKGLKPGGVYVVCVVAANEAGASRVPQAGGEGLEGADIPAFGPCSRLAVPPNPRTLVHAAVGVGTALALLSCAALVWHFCLRDRWGCSRRAAA